In one Oryza glaberrima chromosome 2, OglaRS2, whole genome shotgun sequence genomic region, the following are encoded:
- the LOC127761634 gene encoding pollen receptor-like kinase 4, whose translation PEGDVLIAFRETLRGPDGAPPGPLRAWGTPAVPCRGKASQWFGVSCHGNGSVQGLQLERLGLSGAAPDLGLLAALPGLRVLSLANNAIAGAFPNVSALAMLKMLYLSRNRFSGVVPDGTFHTMRGLRKLHLSSNELSGPIPSSITSPRLLELSLAHNQFNGPLPDFSQPELRYVDVSSNNLSGPIPEGLSRFNASMFSGNEYLCGKPLDTPCDKLASPSNMSTFMTIAVVLIVVGVILAAAGIATGVIGRRRRKRRRRRPGPGEPGGDQTPSNPKLHTAPAVNINRGSATAAASTAAAAGTSASGGGGGAAAKRGGRRDEHGRLVFVQESRKRFEIEDLLRASAEVLGSGNFGSSYKATLQERPAVVVKRFKDMNGVGREDFSEHMRRLGRLSHPNLLPVVAYLYKKDEKLLITDYITNGSLAHFLHGNRGSELDWGKRLRIIRGTARGLGHLYDELPMLTVPHGHLKSSNVLLDGDMEAVLSDYALVPVVTASAAAQVMVAYKAPECVAAAAAGKPSKKSDVWSLGILILEVLTGKFPANYLRQGRQDNADLAGWVSSVVSEERTGEVFDKDMAAAGAGAEDDMLKLLHVGLGCCDADVDQRWELKTAIARIEEIRVPDPTPTPAAAADAAEPSPSTTTTTNSGETRS comes from the exons cccGAGGGCGACGTGCTGATCGCGTTCCGGGAGACGCTGCGGGGGCCggacggcgcgccgccggggcCGCTGCGAGCGTGGGGCACGCCGGCGGTGCCGTGCCGCGGCAAGGCGTCGCAGTGGTTCGGCGTGTCGTGCCACGGGAACGGCAGCGTGCAGGGGCTGCAGCTGGAGCGGCTGGGCTTGTCGGGCGCGGCGCCCGACCTGGGCCTGCTCGCCGCGCTCCCGGGGCTCCGCGTGCTCAGCCTCGCCAACAACGCCATCGCCGGCGCGTTCCCCAACGTGTCGGCGCTCGCCATGCTCAAGATGCTCTACCTCTCCCGCAACCGCTTCTCCGGCGTCGTCCCCGACGGCACCTTCCACACCATGCGCGGCCTCCGcaagctccacctctcctccaaCGAGCTCTCCGGCCCGATCCCCAGCTCCATCACCTCGCCGCGGCTGCTCGAGCTGTCGCTCGCGCACAACCAGTTCAACGGGCCATTGCCGGACTTCTCCCAGCCGGAGCTCCGCTACGTCGACGTCTCCAGCAACAACCTCTCCGGCCCTATCCCCGAAGGCCTCAGCCGCTTCAACGCCAGCATGTTCTCAG GTAACGAGTATCTCTGCGGCAAGCCGCTCGACACGCCCTGCGACAAGCTCGCCTCGCCGTCGAACATGTCGACGTTCATGACCATCGCCGTCGTGCTCATCGTCGTCGGCGTgatcctcgccgcggcggggaTCGCGACGGGGGTCATCGGCCGCAGgaggcggaagcggcggcggcgacgccccgGGCCCGGCGAGCCCGGCGGCGACCAGACGCCCTCCAACCCGAAGCTCCACACCGCGCCGGCCGTGAACATCAACCGTggatccgccaccgccgccgcctccaccgccgccgcagctggaACGTCGgcctctggcggcggcggcggcgcggcggcgaagcgagGGGGGAGACGGGACGAGCACGGGCGGCTGGTGTTCGTCCAGGAGAGCCGGAAGCGGTTCGAGATCGAGGACCTGCTGCGTGCGTCGGCGGAGGTGCTCGGCAGCGGCAACTTCGGGTCGTCGTACAAGGCGACGCTCCAGGAGCGCCCCGCCGTGGTGGTGAAGCGGTTCAAGGACATGAACGGCGTCGGGCGCGAGGACTTCTCCGAGCACatgcgccgcctcggccgcctctCCCACCCCAAcctcctccccgtcgtcgcCTACCTCTACAAGAAAGACGAGAAGCTCCTCATCACCGACTACATCACCAATGGCAGCCTCGCCCATTTCCTCCACG GGAATCGGGGATCGGAGTTGGATTGGGGGAAGAGGCTGAGGATAATCAGGGGGACGGCGAGGGGGTTGGGGCACCTGTACGACGAGCTGCCGATGCTGACGGTGCCGCACGGCCACCTCAAGTCGTCGAACGTGCTGCTCGACGGCGACATGGAGGCGGTGCTGTCGGACTACGCGCTGGTGCCGGTGGtcacggcgagcgcggcggcgcaggtgatGGTGGCGTACAAGGCGCCGGAgtgcgtcgcggcggcggcggccggcaagcCGTCGAAGAAGAGCGACGTGTGGAGCCTCGGGATCCTCATCCTCGAGGTGCTCACCGGCAAGTTCCCGGCGAACTACCTCCGCCAGGGGCGGCAGGACAACGCCGACCTCGCCGGCTGGGTCAGCTCCGTCGTCAGCGAGGAGCGCACCGGCGAGGTGTTCGACAaggacatggccgccgccggcgccggcgccgaggacgaCATGCTCAAGCTGCTCCACGTCGGCCTCGGCTGCTGCGACGCCGACGTCGACCAGAGGTGGGAGCTCAAGACGGCGATCGCGCGCATCGAGGAGATCAGGGTTCCggaccccacccccacccccgccgccgccgctgacgccgccgagccctcgccgtcgacgacgacgacgacgaactccGGCGAGACCCGGTCGTAA